One window of the Caloenas nicobarica isolate bCalNic1 chromosome 20, bCalNic1.hap1, whole genome shotgun sequence genome contains the following:
- the FASLG gene encoding tumor necrosis factor ligand superfamily member 6, translating into MQAYKGRAGSSPRAQSGAAQEVFGCRMEDNAKHVQPIPLPAMQQNLNYVYPQIFWVDGCANTSASCPSAPPVAPLPPPVPDRRRKPRNNRERRSVGFLVVSLLILVALTGVGLSMFQIFHLEKELAELRESASSERIPPALEKLKGQKEQSTAKEARKAAHLTGNPAQRDLPLEWEPISGHAFTNGVEYRDQGLVINETGLYFVYSNVLFRGSVCSSSQMLTHIVYKKNPASPGSHVLMEDKGINYCTSQKTWARKSYLGALFKLRKMDSLHVNVSKIALVNFEESKTFFGLFKL; encoded by the exons ATGCAGGCGTATAAAGGCAGAGCTGGGTCTTCCCCTAGGGCTCAGTCCGGGGCAGCCCAGGAAGTTTTTGGTTGCCGTATGGAAGATAACGCCAAGCACGTCCAGCCCATCCCACTCCCAGCCATGCAGCAGAACTTGAACTACGTGTACCCCCAGATCTTTTGGGTGGACGGCTGTGCCAACACAAGTGCTTCCTGCCCCTCAGCACCCCCCGTCGCTCCTCTTCCACCACCAGTACCTGACCGGAGGAGAAAACCAAGGAACAACAGGGAAAGGAGGAGTGTCGGCTTCCTGGTGGTCTCCTTGCTGATCCTGGTGGCCCTCACTGGAGTGGGGCTGAGCATGTTTCAGATTTTCCACCTGGAGAAGGAACTGGCTGAACTCAGAGAG TCTGCCAGCAGTGAACGCATCCCTCCAGCTTTGGAGAAACTCAAAG GGCAGAAGGAACAGTCAACGGCAAAGGAAGCGAGGAAGGCAGCACACTTAACAG GGAACCCAGCCCAGCGAGACCTCCCTCTGGAGTGGGAGCCCATCTCCGGCCATGCCTTCACCAACGGCGTTGAGTACCGCGATCAGGGCCTCGTCATCAATGAGACCGGCCTGTACTTCGTGTATTCCAACGTGCTTTTCCGGGGCAGcgtctgcagcagcagccagatgTTAACCCACATTGTCTACAAGAAAAACCCGGCCTCACCAGGCAGCCATGTGCTGATGGAGGACAAAGGCATCAACTACTGTACAAGTCAGAAAACATGGGCCCGGAAAAGCTACCTGGGGGCTCTATTCAAGCTCAGGAAGATGGACAGTTTGCACGTCAACGTCTCCAAAATTGCTCTGGTTAATTTTGAGGAATCCAAGACATTCTTTGGCTTATTTAAACTTTAA